GTTTTGTCCTCCCGGGATCGAACGCCTCAATGCTTGCCGTCCCGCGCATGCCGACGTGTTGGACCAGTCCTCGAGACGCGTCGAAGTCGACGACCGCGAGCGCGGTCCGCGGATCCGATTCGATCCGCCCCGGATAGCTCTTCAGGTCGGGATTGACGGTGATCCAGACCGCCCCGTCCTCCCAGAGGTACCACAGCGGCGAGACGCGGGGACCCTCGGGCGAGGCGGTCGCGAGAAAGCAAAAGAGCGGGCGGGCGAGAAAGGTCTCGAGATCGGCCGCCAGCGTGTCTTCGACGAGTTCCATACGACGAGTCGGTACGCCGCCGCCTTGAAAGTGTGACTCCGAGCGCCTAGGGTCGCTTCAGTGCGCCCTCGGCGTCGAAGAGGCTGTGGCTGTCCTTGGGCTCGCCGGGGTGTTCGCGGGCGGCCTCGGCGTCGAACTCGACGCCCAGTCCGGGTTTATCGGGAACTTCGAGGGTACCGTCTTCGACCTCGAAGTCGTGTTTGACGATCTCGTCGCCCCACGGGACGTCCCGGCTCATGTGTTCGAGCACTTCGAGGTTCTCGATGCCCGCACAGAGGTGCAGCGCCGC
The Halalkalicoccus subterraneus genome window above contains:
- a CDS encoding pyridoxamine 5'-phosphate oxidase family protein translates to MELVEDTLAADLETFLARPLFCFLATASPEGPRVSPLWYLWEDGAVWITVNPDLKSYPGRIESDPRTALAVVDFDASRGLVQHVGMRGTASIEAFDPGRTKRLFRRYLGREEGWDGRFHAVFERSERYRLVRFEPETVVARDQSYAPAGPGL